From the genome of Flavobacterium ovatum, one region includes:
- a CDS encoding DUF177 domain-containing protein, translating into MNKIKEYLIPFVGLKTGKHLFEYQLNNEFFEIFDYDEYQNSDIKVSVVLEKQNNMLELNFKHKGTVNVPCDLTGEDFDLLIKGKMKLIVRFGEEFNNDNEELLIIPFGEFEIDTAQYIYEMIVLSVPQRRVHPGVKDGSLQSEALEKLNELAVKEEKENKEEQTEDIDPRWDKLKQLLTDK; encoded by the coding sequence ATGAATAAGATAAAAGAATATTTAATTCCATTCGTAGGATTAAAGACCGGAAAACATCTTTTTGAGTATCAATTAAATAATGAGTTCTTTGAAATCTTTGATTATGATGAATATCAAAATTCAGACATTAAAGTTAGTGTTGTTTTAGAGAAACAAAACAACATGCTCGAATTGAATTTCAAACACAAAGGAACAGTCAATGTACCTTGTGACCTAACCGGTGAGGATTTTGATTTACTCATCAAAGGAAAAATGAAATTAATTGTTCGATTTGGAGAAGAATTCAACAATGACAATGAAGAGTTACTCATTATACCTTTCGGAGAATTTGAAATAGATACAGCACAGTATATTTATGAAATGATTGTGTTATCCGTCCCACAAAGACGTGTACACCCTGGAGTAAAAGATGGAAGTTTACAATCCGAAGCTCTTGAAAAATTGAATGAATTAGCAGTCAAAGAAGAAAAAGAAAATAAAGAAGAACAAACAGAAGATATTGACCCGCGTTGGGACAAATTAAAGCAACTATTAACGGATAAATAA
- the rpmF gene encoding 50S ribosomal protein L32: MAHPKRKISKTRRDKRRTHYKATVAQIATCPITGEAHLYHRAYWHEGKMYYRGQVVIDKSEATFA, encoded by the coding sequence ATGGCACATCCTAAGAGAAAAATCTCGAAAACAAGAAGAGACAAAAGAAGAACACATTATAAAGCTACCGTAGCACAAATTGCTACTTGCCCTATTACAGGTGAAGCACATTTATACCACAGAGCTTATTGGCATGAAGGTAAAATGTACTACAGAGGACAAGTTGTTATTGACAAGTCAGAAGCTACTTTTGCTTAA
- a CDS encoding beta-ketoacyl-ACP synthase III yields the protein MNKMTAAITAVGAYVPDFVLSNKVLETMVDTNDEWITSRTGIKERRILKDADKGTSFLAIKAAQDLIAKGNIDPLEIDMIIMATATPDMPVAATGAYVATEIGATNAFAYDLQAACSSFLYGMSTAAAYIESGRYKKVLLIGADKMSSIVDYTDRTTCIIFGDGAGAVLFEPNFEGLGLQDEYLRSDGIGRDFLKIPAGGSLVPTTMQTVTDNRHNIMQDGKTVFKYAVTNMADASEQILKRNNLTNDDVNWLIPHQANKRIIDATANRMNLEESKVLMNIERYGNTTSATLPLVISDFEHLFKKGDTIIFAAFGGGFTWGSVYLKWAYDKK from the coding sequence ATGAATAAAATGACCGCCGCAATAACCGCTGTAGGAGCTTATGTCCCAGACTTTGTACTTTCAAACAAAGTTCTAGAAACAATGGTTGATACAAATGACGAATGGATAACATCTCGTACAGGAATTAAAGAAAGAAGAATCCTTAAAGATGCTGATAAAGGAACTTCATTTTTAGCAATTAAAGCAGCGCAAGATTTAATAGCTAAAGGCAATATAGATCCTCTAGAAATAGATATGATAATAATGGCCACCGCTACGCCAGATATGCCTGTTGCCGCTACAGGAGCTTATGTCGCTACTGAAATAGGAGCTACAAATGCTTTTGCATATGACTTACAAGCTGCCTGTTCCAGTTTTTTATACGGTATGTCAACTGCCGCTGCTTATATAGAGTCAGGAAGATACAAAAAAGTACTTTTAATAGGAGCTGATAAAATGTCTTCTATTGTAGATTATACGGATAGAACCACTTGCATTATTTTTGGAGATGGAGCAGGTGCAGTTTTATTTGAACCAAATTTTGAAGGATTAGGACTTCAGGATGAATATTTAAGAAGTGACGGAATTGGTCGTGATTTTCTTAAAATTCCAGCTGGAGGTTCATTAGTACCTACAACCATGCAAACAGTTACTGACAATAGACATAACATCATGCAAGACGGGAAAACTGTATTTAAATATGCAGTTACCAATATGGCTGATGCTAGCGAACAAATCCTTAAAAGAAACAACCTTACTAACGACGATGTTAATTGGTTGATTCCACATCAAGCAAACAAAAGGATTATTGACGCAACAGCAAACAGAATGAATTTAGAGGAATCAAAAGTACTGATGAATATCGAAAGATACGGAAACACTACATCAGCAACTCTACCTCTTGTAATCAGTGATTTTGAACATTTGTTTAAAAAAGGTGATACAATTATTTTTGCAGCCTTCGGTGGAGGATTCACTTGGGGGTCTGTTTATTTAAAATGGGCATACGACAAAAAATAA
- the accB gene encoding acetyl-CoA carboxylase biotin carboxyl carrier protein, with the protein MDLKEIQNLIKFVSNTGVAEVKLEMDDIKITIRTTLEGNSTETTYVQHAPHAPVHQAIAPVAPVAAPPVAAAPVVEESKYITVKSPIIGTFYRKPSPDKPMFVEVGSTISKGDVLCVIEAMKLFNEIESEVSGKIVKILVDDMSPVEFDQPLYLVDPS; encoded by the coding sequence ATGGATTTAAAAGAAATTCAGAACCTAATCAAATTTGTTTCAAATACAGGTGTTGCAGAAGTTAAGTTAGAAATGGATGATATAAAAATCACTATTAGAACAACTTTAGAAGGTAACTCTACTGAAACAACTTATGTACAACATGCTCCACATGCTCCAGTACATCAAGCAATTGCTCCTGTAGCACCAGTTGCAGCTCCACCAGTAGCTGCTGCTCCTGTCGTTGAAGAGTCTAAATACATCACTGTTAAATCTCCAATCATTGGAACTTTTTACAGAAAACCATCTCCAGACAAACCAATGTTTGTAGAAGTAGGAAGTACTATCTCCAAAGGAGACGTACTTTGTGTAATTGAAGCAATGAAATTATTCAACGAAATCGAATCTGAAGTTTCAGGTAAAATTGTAAAAATATTGGTAGACGATATGTCTCCAGTTGAATTTGACCAACCATTGTACTTAGTTGATCCATCTTAA
- the accC gene encoding acetyl-CoA carboxylase biotin carboxylase subunit, whose protein sequence is MFKKILIANRGEIALRVIRTCKEMGIKTVAVYSTADAESLHVRFADEAVCIGPPPSNLSYLKMSNIIAAAEITNADAIHPGYGFLSENSKFSKICQEHGIKFIGAAPEMIDRMGDKASAKSTMIEAGVPCVPGSVGILESYEQALQLSKEFGFPVMLKATAGGGGKGMRAVWKEEELLKAWESARQESAAAFGNDGMYLEKLIEEPRHIEIQVVGDSFGKACHLSERDCSVQRRHQKLTEETPSPFMTDELRLAMGEAAVKAAEYIKYEGAGTVEFLVDKHRNFYFMEMNTRIQVEHPITEQVIDYDLIREQILVAAGVPISGKNYLPKLHAIECRINAEDPYNEFRPSPGKITTLHMPGGHGVRLDTHVYSGYTIPPNYDSMIAKLITTAQTRDEAISKMRRALDEFVIEGIKTTIPFHRQLMDDPRYIAGDYTTAFMDTFKMKDPQ, encoded by the coding sequence ATGTTTAAAAAAATATTAATTGCAAATAGAGGGGAAATTGCACTTCGTGTAATTAGAACTTGTAAAGAAATGGGCATCAAAACTGTCGCAGTTTATTCAACTGCCGATGCAGAAAGTTTGCACGTACGTTTTGCTGATGAAGCAGTTTGCATTGGACCACCCCCAAGCAACTTGTCCTATTTGAAAATGTCAAATATTATTGCCGCTGCTGAAATTACAAATGCAGATGCAATACACCCAGGTTACGGATTTTTATCTGAAAATTCTAAATTTTCTAAAATCTGTCAAGAACACGGAATCAAATTTATTGGAGCTGCTCCAGAAATGATAGACCGTATGGGAGACAAAGCTTCGGCAAAATCAACTATGATTGAAGCAGGAGTTCCATGTGTTCCTGGTTCTGTTGGGATTTTAGAATCTTACGAACAAGCACTTCAACTTTCAAAAGAGTTTGGCTTTCCTGTTATGCTAAAAGCTACCGCTGGTGGTGGTGGTAAAGGAATGCGTGCCGTATGGAAAGAAGAAGAATTACTGAAAGCTTGGGAAAGCGCTCGTCAAGAGTCGGCTGCTGCTTTTGGAAATGACGGAATGTATCTTGAGAAATTAATCGAAGAGCCTCGTCATATCGAAATTCAAGTAGTAGGAGATTCATTCGGTAAAGCTTGTCATCTTTCTGAAAGAGATTGTTCTGTACAAAGAAGACACCAAAAATTAACAGAAGAAACTCCCTCTCCATTCATGACAGACGAATTACGTCTAGCAATGGGAGAAGCTGCTGTAAAAGCTGCTGAATATATTAAATATGAAGGCGCTGGAACGGTAGAATTCTTGGTTGACAAACACCGTAATTTCTATTTCATGGAAATGAATACTCGTATTCAGGTGGAACACCCTATTACTGAACAAGTAATTGATTATGATTTAATTCGTGAACAAATTTTAGTTGCTGCTGGTGTACCTATTTCTGGTAAAAATTATTTACCTAAATTACACGCTATTGAATGTCGTATCAATGCTGAAGATCCATACAATGAATTCAGACCTTCACCAGGGAAAATCACTACTTTACACATGCCAGGTGGTCACGGTGTACGTTTAGACACTCACGTGTATTCAGGATATACCATTCCGCCTAACTATGACTCTATGATTGCTAAATTGATTACCACAGCACAAACCCGTGATGAGGCAATTAGCAAAATGAGAAGAGCATTAGACGAGTTTGTTATAGAAGGAATTAAAACAACTATTCCTTTCCACAGACAATTAATGGATGACCCACGATACATTGCTGGAGATTATACAACTGCTTTTATGGATACTTTTAAAATGAAAGATCCACAATAA
- the mtgA gene encoding monofunctional biosynthetic peptidoglycan transglycosylase: MGIRTTPKKTSKKPIKKETKTNMSTLKTFLFKLILWFFGISLFFVVLFKFVPVPLTPLMIIRIIENKTSGKDAIFSHDWEPIENISTNLQKAVISSEDGLFLTHNGFDFGALQKAYKNNERGRKIKGGSTISQQTAKNVFLWQGRSYLRKGLEAYFTVLIELVWGKERIMEVYLNSIEMGDGIYGAEAASQYWYRKDCSSLTPIQAAGIAAILPSPRKFKATSSSSYINNRKTKISRVMNTIGPIKYD, translated from the coding sequence ATGGGAATAAGAACTACTCCAAAAAAGACATCAAAAAAACCAATCAAAAAAGAAACAAAAACTAATATGAGTACCCTAAAAACATTTTTATTTAAACTAATCTTATGGTTTTTTGGAATCTCACTATTTTTTGTAGTACTCTTTAAATTTGTTCCGGTACCGTTGACTCCTTTAATGATTATTCGAATTATTGAAAACAAAACTTCGGGTAAAGATGCGATTTTTAGCCACGATTGGGAACCAATTGAAAACATTTCGACCAATTTACAGAAAGCAGTAATCTCTAGTGAAGACGGTTTGTTTTTAACACATAATGGATTTGACTTTGGTGCTTTGCAAAAAGCTTACAAAAACAATGAACGTGGTCGCAAAATAAAAGGAGGAAGCACAATTAGTCAACAAACTGCCAAAAATGTCTTCTTATGGCAAGGAAGAAGCTACTTGCGTAAAGGCCTGGAAGCTTATTTCACAGTTTTAATTGAGCTTGTTTGGGGCAAGGAACGCATCATGGAAGTTTACCTGAACAGCATCGAAATGGGAGATGGAATTTATGGAGCGGAAGCAGCATCACAATATTGGTACCGTAAGGATTGCAGTAGTTTAACACCAATTCAAGCTGCTGGAATTGCTGCCATTTTACCTAGTCCAAGAAAATTCAAAGCTACAAGCTCATCCTCCTATATCAACAATAGAAAAACAAAAATCTCAAGGGTTATGAACACTATCGGCCCAATAAAATACGACTAA
- a CDS encoding enoyl-CoA hydratase/isomerase family protein yields MPTPNTKGTLTTSINNKIAKVTFGHPASNSFPIALLDALTNELNSLSHNKEVLVIILQSEGEKVFCAGASFDELLDVQNTEQGIRFFSGFANLINAMRSCSKIIVGRIQGKSVGGGVGLISACDYAFGTENSIIKLSEISIGVGPFVIEPAVSRKIGKTAMTEMALAPDKWKTAEWAQQKGLFAEVLPDIEQLDQSITTFVNKLASYHPEALFEMKKVIWADTEHWESLLIERAEITGRLVLSDFAKNALAAFKK; encoded by the coding sequence ATGCCAACACCAAATACAAAAGGAACACTTACTACTTCAATTAACAATAAAATTGCAAAGGTAACCTTTGGACATCCTGCCAGTAATTCTTTTCCAATAGCATTGCTGGATGCACTAACAAACGAACTGAATTCACTTAGTCATAATAAGGAAGTTTTAGTAATTATATTACAGAGCGAAGGCGAAAAGGTTTTTTGTGCAGGCGCCTCTTTTGATGAACTTTTGGACGTTCAAAACACCGAGCAAGGGATTCGTTTTTTCTCTGGTTTTGCCAATTTGATCAACGCCATGCGATCCTGTTCGAAAATAATTGTTGGTCGCATACAAGGAAAATCAGTTGGTGGAGGAGTTGGACTTATCTCAGCCTGTGATTATGCTTTTGGAACTGAAAATAGTATTATAAAATTATCCGAGATTTCTATTGGTGTGGGTCCGTTTGTGATTGAGCCTGCTGTTAGTCGCAAAATTGGTAAAACAGCGATGACAGAAATGGCATTAGCTCCAGACAAATGGAAAACTGCGGAATGGGCACAACAAAAAGGATTGTTTGCAGAAGTTCTTCCAGATATCGAACAACTAGATCAATCCATAACAACATTCGTCAACAAACTAGCCTCTTACCATCCCGAAGCTTTATTCGAAATGAAAAAAGTAATTTGGGCAGACACTGAACACTGGGAATCTTTATTAATTGAAAGAGCCGAAATCACAGGAAGACTAGTGCTGTCTGATTTTGCCAAAAATGCTTTGGCAGCGTTTAAAAAATAA
- a CDS encoding succinate dehydrogenase/fumarate reductase iron-sulfur subunit: MKLTLKIWRQKNAQDKGAMVDYKIDGIEPDMSFLEMLDVFNEQQINTGGDPVAFDHDCREGICGMCSLFINGEAHGPDRGVTTCQLHMRMFKDGDTITIEPFRAAAFPVVKDLVVNRSAFDRIQHAGGFVSVNTSGNTIDANTIPVNKQDADAAFDAATCIGCGACVATCKNSSAMLFVAAKVSQYALLPQGQVEAVDRVLNMVKQMDDEGFGNCTNTGACEVECPKGISLENIARMNREYLSASMKG; encoded by the coding sequence ATGAAACTTACATTAAAAATATGGCGTCAAAAAAACGCCCAAGATAAAGGAGCAATGGTTGATTACAAAATCGACGGAATTGAACCTGATATGTCATTCCTTGAAATGCTTGATGTATTCAATGAGCAACAAATCAATACCGGTGGTGATCCAGTAGCTTTTGACCACGATTGTCGCGAGGGAATCTGCGGAATGTGTTCTTTGTTTATTAATGGTGAAGCACACGGACCAGATAGAGGAGTTACGACTTGTCAATTACACATGCGTATGTTCAAGGATGGAGATACGATTACGATCGAGCCTTTCCGTGCAGCCGCTTTTCCAGTAGTGAAAGATTTAGTTGTGAATAGAAGTGCTTTTGATAGAATTCAGCACGCTGGTGGATTTGTATCTGTAAATACTTCAGGAAACACTATCGACGCAAATACAATTCCAGTAAACAAACAAGATGCTGATGCTGCTTTTGATGCTGCAACATGTATTGGTTGTGGTGCTTGTGTGGCTACTTGTAAAAACTCTTCGGCTATGTTATTCGTTGCTGCCAAAGTTTCTCAATATGCTTTATTACCACAAGGTCAAGTTGAAGCTGTTGATCGTGTGTTGAACATGGTAAAACAAATGGATGACGAAGGTTTTGGTAACTGTACCAATACTGGAGCTTGCGAGGTTGAGTGTCCAAAAGGTATTTCTCTAGAAAACATCGCTCGTATGAATAGAGAATATTTGTCTGCAAGCATGAAAGGATAA
- a CDS encoding fumarate reductase/succinate dehydrogenase flavoprotein subunit produces MALDSKIPDGAIADKWTNYKDHINLVNPANKRNLDIIVVGTGLAGGSAAATLAELGYNVKAFCFQDSPRRAHSIAAQGGINAAKNYKGDGDSVYRLFYDTVKGGDYRARESNVHRLAEVSSNIIDQCVAQGVPLAREYGGLLDNRSFGGTLVSRTFYAQGQTGQQLLLGAYSAMNRQIGRGKIKMHNRHEMLELVIIDGKARGIIARNLITGEIERHSAHAVVIGSGGYGNVFFLSTNAMGSNATAAWKIHKKGAFFANPCYTQIHPTCIPVSGDHQSKLTLMSESLRNDGRIWVPAKLEDAKAIREGKKKATDLAEADRDYFLERRYPAFGNLVPRDVASRAAKERCDAGFGVNKTGEAVYLDFAAAIKRYGAEAAYVKSLDANDSALITKLGTEIVKSKYGNLFQMYYKIVDEDPYTSPMMIYPAVHYTMGGTWVDYNLMTTIPGCFSIGESNFSDHGANRLGASALMQGLADGYFVLPYTIGDYLAPDIKMGAISTDRPEFVEAENSVKELIANFMDNKGTHSVDYFHKKLGKIMWDKVGMARNEKGLNEAISEIAALREEFYKDVKVPGTDKGFNQELEKAIRVADFLELGELFAKDALHRNESCGGHFREEYQTEEGEALRDDENFAYVAAWEYKGKPSDAVLHKEALVYENIKLVQRSYK; encoded by the coding sequence ATGGCATTAGATTCAAAAATACCAGATGGCGCAATTGCGGACAAATGGACAAATTATAAAGATCATATTAATTTAGTAAATCCTGCTAACAAACGTAATTTAGATATTATCGTTGTAGGGACAGGGTTGGCTGGAGGTTCTGCAGCTGCTACTTTAGCAGAGTTAGGATATAACGTTAAAGCATTTTGCTTTCAAGATTCACCACGTCGTGCGCACTCTATTGCAGCACAAGGGGGAATCAATGCAGCAAAAAATTATAAGGGAGACGGTGACTCTGTTTACAGATTGTTTTATGACACTGTAAAAGGAGGAGATTACCGCGCTCGTGAATCAAACGTACACCGTTTGGCTGAAGTTTCATCAAATATTATTGACCAATGTGTGGCTCAAGGAGTGCCATTGGCTCGTGAATATGGTGGATTATTGGACAACCGTTCTTTTGGAGGAACTTTGGTTTCTCGTACCTTTTATGCACAAGGTCAAACTGGACAACAATTATTGTTAGGAGCTTATTCAGCAATGAACCGTCAAATTGGTCGTGGGAAAATAAAAATGCACAACCGTCACGAAATGCTAGAATTAGTAATTATTGATGGTAAAGCAAGAGGAATCATTGCTCGTAATTTGATTACTGGTGAAATCGAAAGACATTCAGCTCATGCTGTAGTTATTGGTTCTGGAGGTTACGGAAATGTATTTTTCTTGTCAACTAATGCAATGGGTTCTAATGCTACTGCAGCTTGGAAAATCCATAAAAAAGGAGCTTTCTTTGCAAATCCTTGTTATACTCAAATTCACCCAACATGTATTCCGGTTTCAGGAGATCACCAGTCAAAATTGACTTTGATGTCTGAATCATTACGTAATGATGGACGTATCTGGGTTCCTGCAAAATTGGAAGATGCAAAAGCAATTCGTGAAGGAAAGAAAAAAGCAACTGATTTAGCAGAAGCAGATAGAGATTATTTCTTAGAAAGAAGATATCCTGCATTTGGTAACTTGGTACCACGTGATGTTGCATCTCGTGCGGCTAAAGAAAGATGTGACGCTGGTTTTGGAGTAAACAAAACAGGTGAAGCAGTTTACCTAGATTTTGCCGCTGCTATCAAGCGTTACGGTGCTGAAGCTGCTTATGTGAAAAGTTTAGATGCTAATGACAGTGCTTTGATCACTAAATTAGGTACTGAAATTGTAAAAAGTAAATACGGGAACTTGTTCCAAATGTATTATAAAATTGTAGATGAGGATCCTTATACTTCCCCTATGATGATTTATCCAGCGGTTCACTACACAATGGGTGGAACATGGGTTGATTACAACTTGATGACAACTATTCCTGGTTGTTTTTCAATTGGAGAGTCTAATTTCTCTGATCACGGTGCAAACAGACTAGGGGCTTCGGCTTTGATGCAAGGTTTGGCTGATGGATACTTTGTATTGCCATATACTATTGGTGATTACTTGGCTCCAGATATCAAAATGGGAGCTATCTCTACTGATAGACCTGAGTTTGTTGAAGCTGAGAACAGTGTAAAAGAATTGATTGCTAACTTTATGGATAATAAAGGAACACATTCAGTTGATTATTTCCATAAGAAATTAGGAAAAATCATGTGGGACAAAGTTGGTATGGCTCGTAACGAAAAAGGTTTGAACGAAGCTATTTCTGAAATTGCAGCTTTACGTGAAGAGTTTTACAAAGATGTAAAGGTTCCTGGAACTGATAAAGGTTTCAACCAAGAATTAGAAAAAGCAATTCGTGTTGCCGATTTCTTAGAATTGGGTGAGTTGTTCGCCAAAGATGCTTTACACCGTAATGAATCTTGTGGAGGTCACTTCCGTGAAGAATACCAAACTGAAGAAGGGGAAGCGTTGCGTGATGACGAAAACTTTGCTTACGTAGCAGCTTGGGAGTACAAAGGAAAACCTAGTGATGCTGTTTTACACAAAGAAGCATTGGTTTACGAAAACATCAAACTAGTTCAAAGAAGTTACAAATAG
- a CDS encoding succinate dehydrogenase cytochrome b subunit, giving the protein MAKSGLLKSSIAKKVAMALSGLFLMLFLAQHFFINMTSVFSESVFNSISHFMGNNPLVQFVIQPILIVGVIFHFIMGFVLDLQNRKARPVSYASYNGAANASWASRNMIISGSVILAFLGLHFYDFWVPEMAYKYVEFGPLNETRYFHELAEKFESPVRTGLYCLSFVLLSLHLQHGFSSSFQSVGQNNKYTKGMKNFGLGFAIVIPFGFVVVALFHHFTH; this is encoded by the coding sequence ATGGCAAAATCTGGATTATTGAAATCGTCAATAGCAAAAAAAGTAGCTATGGCACTTTCAGGACTGTTTTTGATGTTGTTTCTAGCACAGCATTTTTTTATCAATATGACTTCGGTTTTTAGTGAGTCTGTATTCAATTCTATTTCTCATTTCATGGGGAATAATCCTTTGGTTCAGTTTGTTATTCAACCAATTCTTATTGTAGGGGTGATTTTTCACTTTATTATGGGGTTTGTTTTGGATCTTCAAAACAGAAAAGCACGACCTGTGTCTTACGCAAGTTACAATGGAGCTGCTAATGCAAGTTGGGCATCACGTAACATGATTATTTCAGGTTCTGTGATTTTGGCTTTTTTAGGACTGCATTTTTATGATTTCTGGGTTCCAGAGATGGCATATAAATATGTAGAATTTGGTCCTTTGAATGAAACAAGATATTTCCATGAGTTGGCAGAGAAGTTTGAAAGCCCAGTACGTACAGGTTTGTATTGCTTGTCTTTTGTATTGTTGTCTTTGCACTTACAACATGGATTTAGTTCTTCTTTTCAATCAGTTGGACAAAATAACAAGTACACGAAAGGCATGAAGAATTTCGGATTAGGTTTCGCAATTGTTATTCCTTTTGGATTTGTAGTTGTAGCATTATTTCATCATTTCACTCATTAA
- a CDS encoding aminopeptidase P family protein has translation MKYHSIDSNLFIKNRKKFAAQMKPNSIAVFNSNDIYPVSADSTLPFAQHRDIFYLSGIDQEESILLLFPDAPYENQKEMLFLKETNEHIAIWEGAKLNKEQAFTVSGIKTVHWLQNFEKVLAELMSYCDTIYINTNEHYRATIETETREARFVKWWKDKYPAHTVAKSNPILQRLRSVKETEEIDLIQNACNITEKGFRRILPFVKPGVMEYEIEAELIHEFIRNRSKGFAYTPIIASGNSANVLHYIENNKTCNAGELILMDVAAEYANYSSDLTRTIPVSGRYSDRQKAVYNAVLRVKNEATKMLTPGTLWKEYQAEVGEIMTSELLGLGLIDKAEVQIENPEWPAYKKYFMHGTSHHMGLDTHDYGILTEPMQANMVFTVEPGIYIPEEGFGIRIEDNVVVQESGEPINLMKNIPIEVEEIESLMNS, from the coding sequence ATGAAATACCATTCTATAGATTCAAATTTATTCATAAAAAATCGCAAGAAATTTGCGGCCCAAATGAAACCCAATAGCATTGCCGTTTTCAACTCCAATGACATTTATCCCGTAAGCGCTGACAGTACACTGCCCTTTGCACAACACCGTGACATCTTTTACCTCTCAGGAATTGATCAAGAAGAAAGCATCTTATTACTTTTCCCTGATGCTCCTTACGAGAATCAAAAGGAAATGTTATTTCTCAAAGAAACCAACGAACATATCGCCATTTGGGAAGGTGCTAAACTTAATAAGGAACAAGCTTTTACTGTTTCTGGAATCAAAACCGTGCATTGGTTGCAAAATTTCGAAAAAGTGTTAGCAGAGCTAATGTCCTATTGTGACACTATTTATATCAACACCAATGAACATTACCGCGCCACGATTGAAACCGAAACACGCGAAGCCCGTTTTGTAAAATGGTGGAAAGACAAATATCCTGCGCACACTGTAGCCAAAAGCAATCCTATTTTGCAACGCCTCCGCTCTGTAAAAGAAACCGAAGAAATTGACCTTATTCAGAACGCTTGTAATATTACCGAAAAAGGATTCCGACGCATCTTGCCCTTTGTAAAACCGGGTGTAATGGAATACGAAATCGAAGCCGAACTAATTCATGAGTTCATTCGCAATCGTTCCAAAGGATTTGCTTATACGCCCATCATCGCTTCAGGAAATAGCGCCAATGTGTTGCATTACATCGAAAATAACAAAACCTGCAACGCTGGCGAATTAATATTAATGGATGTAGCCGCAGAATATGCCAATTATTCTAGCGATTTAACCCGAACTATCCCCGTTTCTGGACGTTATTCCGATAGACAAAAAGCGGTTTACAATGCTGTTTTACGTGTCAAAAACGAAGCAACTAAAATGCTAACACCCGGCACACTTTGGAAAGAATACCAAGCTGAAGTAGGTGAAATAATGACCTCCGAATTACTAGGTTTGGGATTAATTGACAAAGCCGAAGTGCAAATCGAAAACCCAGAATGGCCCGCTTACAAAAAATATTTCATGCACGGCACCTCACACCACATGGGACTCGATACCCACGATTACGGAATTTTAACCGAACCTATGCAAGCCAATATGGTCTTTACCGTTGAGCCTGGAATCTACATTCCCGAAGAAGGTTTCGGCATCCGAATTGAGGATAATGTAGTCGTTCAAGAAAGCGGAGAACCTATTAACCTCATGAAAAACATACCAATTGAAGTGGAAGAAATCGAGAGTTTGATGAATTCGTAA